The Procambarus clarkii isolate CNS0578487 unplaced genomic scaffold, FALCON_Pclarkii_2.0 HiC_scaffold_914, whole genome shotgun sequence genome has a segment encoding these proteins:
- the LOC138361851 gene encoding DNA polymerase I-like, giving the protein MSIKYVLGSKANKSYKIASVLPFIPPALFTSVPDAVKEHCIAVELTDYTTLLDSFSSMKTEYVITTDDKLFKKLTKKTKVSGSIGLPLPCVIKGYEYMTVMYSTPETYMVNLLRLDTVRTNTYVPPSCPVKVTQLHTLDEIRNYLKYRVTRMLSCDIETFSLKHYKAGIASIGFSEDQNTAVSFLVDLREKESEALLIKRWLKQFFERRYQLGINTLYHNAGFDVQIFIYQLWMRGLTDRKGLLEGLNIMTSNYDDTKVLSYLANNSTRKSPLDLKSLAEEYMGRWSKEDIKNIREIPVEELLEYNARDCAATWYVHNKYLPVVMADNQYELYKQFKGYLTDIIQMQLTGLPFIMHRAKRVNKFLKAFSDKAKKVILDSDLIKGTEEVLAQQWAVERNKKLKKKRVKPEEWPETFNLNSSVHLRVMLYEVANLPVLAHTDSGLASTDKDTLKSLMSHTEDESIKAVLKAIQDYTDASKLISTFMPPLLNTPQAEDGWHYLYGNFNIGGTVSGRLSSSGPNLQNLPSSGARFSKVFKYIFKAPPGYLFVGADFASLEDRISALITKDPNKLKVYESFYDGHSLRAYYYFKENMPDINPDSVDSINSISKKYPKWRQASKAPTFLLTYGGSFMGLMNNCGFDKETALAIEANYHEMYKVSDQVIQERLQRASELGYAEVAFGLRVRTPSLTNGRRGPSVEADKRTVGNAMGQSYGLLNNRAVNALMSKAKSIGIPVYPCAQIHDASYYIIRDDLETIDWMNRNLPKEMEWQGLPDITHPTVGLGGELSIFKKSWGKEISLPNNATKDEIQRILDTD; this is encoded by the coding sequence ATGTCCATCAAGTATGTCCTTGGTTCCAAAGCCAATAAATCCTACAAAATTGCATCTGTTTTACCCTTCATTCCTCCTGCTCTTTTTACTTCTGTTCCTGATGCAGTGAAGGAGCATTGCATTGCTGTTGAATTAACGGACTATACGACATTACTAGATTCCTTCAGTTCCATGAAAACGGAATATGTCATTACCACTGATGACAAGCTGTTCAAGAAACTTACTAAGAAGACCAAGGTCTCAGGAAGTATTGGTTTACCTCTTCCATGTGTCATTAAAGGCTATGAATACATGACTGTCATGTATTCCACTCCAGAAACTTACATGGTTAATCTACTTAGACTGGATACTGTCCGTACTAACACTTATGTCCCACCAAGCTGTCCAGTGAAAGTCACTCAACTGCATACGTTAGATGAAATCAGAAACTACCTGAAGTACCGTGTAACACGGATGCTTTCATGCGACATTGAAACCTTCAGCCTTAAGCACTACAAGGCAGGCATTGCTTCCATTGGTTTCTCCGAAGACCAAAATACAGCAGTCTCCTTTCTTGTGGATCTAAGGGAAAAAGAGAGTGAAGCTCTGCTCATCAAACGCTGGCTTAAGCAGTTCTTTGAACGTCGCTATCAGCTCGGCATCAATACTCTGTATCACAACGCAGGCTTTGACGTACAAATATTCATTTATCAACTATGGATGAGAGGACTGACTGATCGTAAAGGTTTACTGGAAGGTCTTAACATCATGACATCCAATTACGATGACACTAAGGTTCTGTCTTACCTTGCCAACAATTCCACCCGTAAATCCCCTCTGGATCTGAAGAGCCTCGCTGAGGAATACATGGGTAGATGGTCCAAGGAAGACATCAAGAACATCAGGGAAATACCTGTAGAGGAACTCCTTGAGTACAACGCACGGGATTGTGCTGCCACATGGTACGTCCATAACAAGTACCTGCCAGTTGTTATGGCTGACAATCAGTATGAGCTTTAtaagcagtttaagggttatctGACTGACATCATCCAGATGCAACTTACGGGTTTGCCCTTTATCATGCATCGGGCTAAGCGTGTCAACAAGTTCCTTAAGGCTTTCTCCGATAAAGCCAAGAAAGTAATCCTTGACAGTGATCTCATTAAGGGAACTGAAGAAGTGCTGGCTCAGCAATGGGCTGTTGAACGAAACAAGAAGCTCAAGAAGAAACGGGTTAAGCCAGAGGAATGGCCTGAGACCTTTAACCTAAATTCAAGCGTACACCTCAGGGTGATGCTCTATGAGGTGGCTAATCTGCCTGTACTGGCTCACACGGATTCAGGACTGGCTTCTACGGACAAGGACACTCTTAAAAGTCTCATGAGCCATACTGAGGATGAAAGCATCAAAGCTGTCCTCAAAGCCATTCAGGATTATACGGATGCCAGTAAGCTAATCTCCACCTTCATGCCTCCGCTGCTTAATACGCCTCAGGCTGAAGACGGTTGGCATTACCTGTACGGCAACTTCAACATCGGAGGAACGGTCTCAGGACGCCTCAGTTCCAGTGGACCTAACCTCCAGAATCTTCCTTCATCAGGTGCCAGATTCTCAAAGGTCTTTAAGTATATCTTCAAGGCTCCGCCTGGTTACCTGTTTGTGGGGGCTGACTTTGCTTCACTGGAAGACCGTATCAGTGCCCTGATTACCAAGGATCCCAATAAGCTGAAAGTTTATGAGTCGTTCTACGACGGACACAGCCTGCGCGCCTATTACTACTTCAAGGAAAACATGCCAGATATTAATCCTGACAGTGTTGACAGTATCAACAGTATTTCCAAGAAGTACCCTAAGTGGCGTCAAGCCAGTAAAGCTCCTACTTTCCTATTGACTTACGGGGGTTCATTCATGGGATTGATGAACAACTGCGGCTTTGACAAGGAAACTGCCTTAGCCATTGAAGCCAATTACCATGAGATGTACAAGGTCTCCGATCAGGTCATCCAGGAACGTCTCCAGAGAGCCTCAGAGCTTGGCTACGCTGAAGTGGCGTTCGGTCTTAGGGTTCGTACACCATCCCTGACCAATGGCCGTAGAGGACCATCTGTGGAGGCTGACAAGCGCACTGTAGGCAATGCCATGGGGCAGTCCTATGGCTTGCTCAATAACCGTGCTGTTAATGCTCTGATGAGCAAAGCCAAATCCATAGGAATACCTGTATATCCCTGCGCTCAGATCCATGACGCCAGCTATTACATCATCCGTGATGACCTTGAAACCATTGACTGGATGAACCGTAATTTGCCTAAGgaaatggaatggcaaggattaCCCGATATCACCCACCCTACTGTTGGTTTGGGGGGTGAACTGAGTATCTTCAAAAAGAGTTGGGGGAAGGAAATAAGCCTTCCGAACAACGCTACAAAGGATGAAATACAACGTATTCTGGATACTGATTAA